From the Salinimicrobium tongyeongense genome, one window contains:
- a CDS encoding gliding motility-associated C-terminal domain-containing protein: protein MQIFTLGKMRIPLFFFALLLFSGTLSSYGQEECPELSDSNPADFCYLDDITDLSERTGATNDVVWYRDSALTQRIPSNEFLEDDTTYYAGNADGNCLSPTPVTVTVGTIPAPDSSYGSVFSPYLASENDDRTIEDLIEIISPNAGGEIIVYQTEFGTATYAESDELVDGNSYFVGQTSSTSSCDYSFRLAIRYSPDVAPAPIAEDQELCQGATVSDLQATGTSEDTQAFRWYSTATSNPALADNELLVPGTYYVSQIVNDEGNPSPPVESQARTAVNVTLTTGDAGSPNTGVVCETDVQETFPSIDAINNYLLGLLSDGVSGNGTFNPTPAQLAQQYQNDEDGLGDFTTTYTLGEDECEASVQLTISVVATEEANAGQDVTLEFAIDDETQDLYSFLTSEAQTSGTFEGYPDGLFDPSQTGAGVYTVTYTVDETNGCITGTDSAIFTITVAPCEANAGEDVNETFCRTEIEALVQQIINAQDPESQDPDPTAGMEVLAEWLGDRDLDGTFEGDFSGLERFLFPGIPLTEPVTVIGTYIVGEGECEDTAAISITVIEDANAGNDNTITLSPDDAPVDLFTLLGEDAQEGGTWSSGNGTFNPATDAAGTYTYTVGTGGCTDSASVVVTLTTDPTDPGVGFGVVCLADVQTIFPSIDAIKNYYFSLLPAEVTSANGSFNPTPAQMAAKYQADEDGLGEFTSVYTVNGKSYELTINVVTEAEAGDDVTVALTTEDDVVNLFEYLGENAQQGGTWSKGNGFFDPSTDESGSFTYTIGYEGCMDSAVVTVVVTDTPDPSNPSVSSGIVCLADVQTIFPSIDAIKNYYFSLLPAEVTSANGSFNPTPAQMAAKYQADEDGLGEFTSVYTVNGKSYELTINVVAEAFAGDDATVTLTTEDDEVTLFEYLGENAQQGGTWSNGDGTFDPATDEPGTFTYTVGYEGCMDSATVTVTVSTDPCTGIVDAGTDSSADVCETDVQTTFPSIDEIRKFYFELLDAGVSREGTFSPTPAEISAMYQADEDGFGDFTTTYTLTNGECTDSVELTVTIVPTEPASTGDISDITTCTAEGTLNLFDFLNNDNTLGGTFSDASGVITDGMLDVSEEGAFTITYTVEEGDTESCIEGSASTTFTVNVTANTANAGADNSVEVCNSEVENLSNAGVRNLYISLLESGVATNGSFNPSIQEIIDDYNINSKFGDFTTTYTVGTGQCTDSAVLTVTVLENPNAGENATVNLEEDATETVDLFAELGGSPETGGTWTFEGDEVDATFDPATDAEGVYTYTVTSDNGCSDSATVTVIVGTEEPECNEENTPAAPTVTPFDGCAASATVADLVISGEDGAVFSVYAEETLDTELDATQGLTAGTYYVTQTNTTGCVSDATAVTVTLNDVDAPALLTEPEQLCAGQQLTVANLEGSVIANGDLVWYTTATGSETVSPSTPLQNGTTLFAAAVDATSGCESSTRTRVDVTLENCEVVIPEIFSPNGDSINDKFVIENISSEYPNHMMEIYNRWGEAVYKGQVGRSQGWDGTSSEGSFGNGVLPVGVYFYILNYNDGQTAPIQGRVYLSR from the coding sequence ATGCAAATTTTTACTCTGGGTAAAATGAGAATACCACTATTCTTTTTTGCCTTATTACTATTTAGCGGAACCTTGTCTTCTTATGGGCAAGAAGAATGTCCCGAGCTAAGTGATTCAAATCCTGCGGATTTTTGTTACTTAGATGACATTACTGACCTTTCAGAAAGAACCGGCGCAACAAATGATGTAGTTTGGTATCGTGATTCTGCATTGACACAGCGGATTCCTTCTAATGAATTTTTAGAAGATGATACAACTTACTACGCAGGAAATGCTGACGGGAATTGCCTTAGCCCTACCCCTGTGACAGTTACAGTAGGTACAATTCCAGCTCCAGACTCTTCTTACGGATCGGTTTTTTCCCCGTATTTAGCTTCGGAAAACGATGATCGTACAATAGAAGATCTTATCGAGATAATATCTCCTAATGCTGGAGGTGAAATTATAGTTTACCAAACTGAATTCGGAACAGCAACTTATGCTGAATCAGATGAATTAGTTGATGGAAATTCATATTTCGTGGGTCAAACATCGTCGACTAGTTCATGCGACTATTCATTTAGACTAGCAATTAGATATAGCCCAGATGTTGCACCTGCCCCTATAGCAGAAGATCAAGAATTGTGTCAAGGAGCTACTGTAAGCGATTTGCAAGCTACTGGAACCAGCGAAGATACCCAGGCATTTAGATGGTACAGTACTGCTACAAGCAATCCGGCCTTGGCAGATAATGAGTTATTAGTACCAGGCACTTATTACGTTAGTCAAATTGTTAATGATGAAGGAAATCCTTCCCCTCCGGTAGAAAGCCAAGCCCGGACTGCTGTTAATGTAACACTTACTACAGGTGACGCAGGAAGCCCTAATACAGGAGTTGTTTGTGAGACTGATGTTCAGGAAACCTTCCCCAGCATTGACGCTATCAATAATTACCTATTAGGACTGTTAAGTGACGGAGTTTCCGGCAATGGAACTTTTAACCCAACTCCTGCTCAACTTGCACAGCAATATCAGAATGATGAAGATGGACTTGGAGACTTCACCACCACCTATACTTTGGGTGAAGATGAATGTGAAGCCTCAGTTCAATTAACCATTTCGGTAGTTGCAACAGAAGAAGCAAATGCAGGACAGGATGTCACTTTGGAATTCGCTATTGATGATGAAACACAGGATTTGTATTCTTTCCTTACCTCCGAAGCACAAACTTCCGGTACATTTGAAGGTTACCCTGACGGGCTTTTCGACCCATCACAGACAGGTGCTGGAGTTTACACCGTCACATACACTGTAGATGAAACTAACGGTTGTATTACCGGGACGGATTCTGCAATATTCACTATTACAGTAGCCCCTTGTGAGGCTAATGCAGGTGAAGACGTGAATGAAACCTTCTGCCGTACTGAAATTGAAGCTCTTGTTCAGCAAATTATAAATGCTCAAGATCCAGAGTCACAAGATCCAGATCCAACAGCAGGTATGGAAGTACTTGCAGAATGGCTTGGAGATAGAGATCTTGATGGAACATTTGAAGGAGATTTTAGTGGACTAGAGAGGTTCTTATTTCCTGGCATACCACTTACTGAACCAGTTACTGTAATAGGTACTTACATTGTAGGTGAAGGAGAATGTGAAGATACAGCTGCAATATCTATTACCGTTATTGAGGATGCAAATGCAGGAAATGATAACACTATTACGTTAAGCCCTGATGATGCTCCGGTAGATCTATTTACCTTACTTGGGGAAGATGCACAAGAAGGAGGGACATGGAGCTCTGGCAATGGCACTTTTAATCCTGCCACAGATGCAGCTGGCACTTACACTTATACTGTAGGCACAGGCGGTTGTACAGATTCTGCTTCTGTAGTTGTTACCCTAACTACAGACCCAACCGATCCAGGGGTTGGTTTTGGTGTGGTGTGTCTTGCCGATGTTCAAACAATTTTCCCCAGCATTGATGCAATTAAAAATTATTATTTCAGTCTTCTACCTGCGGAAGTAACCTCTGCTAACGGATCATTCAACCCGACTCCCGCTCAAATGGCTGCTAAATATCAGGCAGATGAAGATGGTTTGGGAGAGTTCACATCGGTGTACACGGTAAACGGAAAATCTTACGAACTTACCATTAATGTAGTTACTGAAGCTGAAGCAGGTGATGACGTCACAGTTGCTTTAACTACAGAAGATGACGTCGTGAATCTATTCGAATACCTTGGAGAAAATGCTCAACAAGGTGGAACCTGGAGTAAAGGAAATGGATTCTTTGATCCTTCTACAGACGAGTCTGGTAGTTTTACTTACACTATAGGATATGAAGGATGTATGGATTCTGCAGTAGTTACAGTTGTGGTGACAGATACCCCCGACCCTTCAAATCCAAGCGTTAGTTCTGGTATAGTGTGTCTTGCCGATGTTCAAACAATTTTCCCTAGCATTGATGCAATTAAAAATTATTATTTCAGTCTTCTACCTGCGGAAGTAACCTCTGCTAATGGATCATTCAACCCTACTCCCGCTCAAATGGCTGCTAAATATCAGGCAGATGAAGATGGTTTGGGAGAGTTCACATCGGTGTACACAGTAAACGGAAAATCTTACGAACTTACAATTAATGTAGTCGCTGAAGCTTTTGCCGGTGATGACGCTACTGTTACTTTAACTACAGAAGACGATGAAGTTACCCTATTTGAATATTTAGGGGAAAACGCACAGCAAGGTGGAACCTGGAGTAACGGAGACGGAACTTTTGATCCAGCTACGGACGAACCAGGAACTTTTACTTACACTGTAGGTTATGAAGGCTGTATGGATTCAGCTACTGTTACTGTTACAGTATCAACTGATCCTTGCACAGGTATTGTAGATGCCGGAACAGACAGTTCAGCAGATGTTTGTGAAACGGATGTACAAACTACTTTCCCAAGTATTGACGAAATAAGGAAATTCTATTTCGAACTTTTGGATGCAGGAGTATCTAGAGAGGGAACATTTAGCCCAACTCCAGCTGAGATTTCAGCTATGTACCAGGCTGATGAAGATGGCTTTGGTGATTTCACAACAACCTATACGCTAACCAATGGAGAGTGTACCGACTCAGTAGAACTAACGGTAACAATAGTACCTACTGAACCTGCAAGCACAGGTGACATTAGTGATATTACAACCTGTACTGCAGAAGGAACCCTTAACCTGTTTGATTTCCTTAATAATGACAACACTTTAGGCGGAACTTTCTCTGATGCTTCAGGAGTAATTACTGATGGTATGTTGGACGTATCTGAAGAAGGTGCTTTCACCATCACTTACACCGTTGAAGAAGGTGATACTGAAAGTTGTATAGAAGGAAGTGCTTCTACTACCTTTACTGTTAATGTAACTGCTAACACTGCCAATGCAGGAGCAGACAACTCAGTAGAAGTTTGTAATTCTGAAGTAGAAAATCTCTCCAATGCAGGTGTTAGAAATCTTTATATAAGCCTTCTTGAATCAGGAGTGGCTACAAATGGAAGCTTTAACCCAAGCATTCAGGAAATTATTGACGACTACAACATCAATAGCAAATTTGGAGACTTCACTACTACTTACACAGTAGGAACTGGTCAGTGTACAGATTCTGCCGTACTTACTGTTACTGTTCTTGAAAACCCTAATGCCGGAGAAAATGCTACTGTAAATCTCGAAGAAGATGCAACAGAAACAGTAGACCTTTTCGCCGAACTTGGCGGATCTCCAGAGACAGGCGGGACATGGACTTTTGAAGGTGACGAAGTTGATGCAACTTTCGACCCTGCAACCGATGCCGAAGGTGTTTACACTTACACTGTGACAAGCGACAACGGATGTTCAGATTCAGCTACAGTTACTGTAATTGTTGGAACAGAGGAGCCAGAGTGCAACGAAGAAAACACTCCCGCCGCTCCAACAGTGACCCCATTTGATGGTTGTGCTGCCAGCGCGACTGTGGCCGATCTTGTGATCTCTGGTGAAGACGGTGCCGTATTCTCAGTATATGCTGAAGAAACACTTGATACAGAACTTGATGCTACACAAGGGCTTACTGCTGGAACCTACTATGTAACACAAACAAATACCACTGGTTGTGTATCTGATGCTACAGCTGTCACGGTAACACTTAATGACGTAGACGCACCAGCTTTGTTAACTGAACCCGAACAATTATGTGCCGGCCAGCAGTTGACCGTAGCTAATCTTGAAGGAAGCGTTATTGCTAACGGAGATCTTGTATGGTACACTACCGCTACAGGTTCAGAAACTGTATCTCCATCCACTCCGCTGCAAAATGGCACAACTTTATTCGCCGCTGCCGTTGATGCTACTTCTGGATGTGAAAGTTCTACCAGAACTCGTGTAGATGTTACCTTAGAAAACTGTGAAGTTGTTATTCCTGAAATATTCTCACCAAACGGCGATAGCATCAATGATAAGTTTGTCATTGAGAACATTTCTTCAGAATATCCAAATCACATGATGGAGATCTACAATAGATGGGGTGAAGCTGTCTATAAAGGTCAGGTAGGAAGATCTCAGGGATGGGATGGAACTTCTTCGGAAGGATCATTCGGTAACGGTGTGCTTCCTGTAGGAGTTTACTTCTACATCCTTAACTATAACGACGGACAGACCGCTCCTATTCAAGGTAGAGTATACTTAAGCAGATAA
- a CDS encoding UDP-N-acetylmuramate--L-alanine ligase, which produces MRLHFIAIGGSAMHNLALALHEKGYKITGSDDVIYEPSKTRLNNKGLLPKQFGWFPEKITKDLDAVILGMHAREDNPELARAKELELPIYSYPEFLFEQSKEKTRVVIGGSHGKTTITSMILHVMNYHHKNVDFMVGAQLEGFENMVHLTQENDFIVLEGDEYLSSPVDRRPKFHLYKPNIALLSGIAWDHINVFPTFEEYLEQFRIFIDSIVKGGILVYNEEDEHLKRLVEESTNPIRKHPYKTPHYRVEEEMTLLQTPEGDMPVSVFGEHNLQNLAGAKWVCQHMGIDEEDFYEAIGSFKGASKRLEKIVETKNTVVFKDFAHSPSKVMATTKAVKEQYPGRQVVACLELHTYSSLNADFLKQYKSSLDAADEAVVFFSPEAVEHKRLEPISKEQIFDAFARKDLRVYTNPLEFKAYLQEQPYAQKVLLLMSSGNYGGLDFDEIKNWIS; this is translated from the coding sequence ATGCGGCTACATTTTATAGCAATTGGGGGAAGTGCCATGCATAACCTTGCCCTTGCTCTTCACGAAAAAGGATATAAAATCACAGGTAGTGATGATGTCATTTATGAACCTTCCAAAACCCGATTAAACAACAAAGGCCTGCTGCCAAAGCAATTTGGGTGGTTTCCCGAAAAAATCACTAAAGACCTCGATGCTGTTATCCTTGGGATGCATGCCCGGGAAGATAATCCCGAATTGGCAAGAGCAAAAGAACTGGAACTTCCTATATATTCTTATCCCGAATTTTTATTCGAACAATCTAAAGAAAAGACTAGAGTGGTTATTGGCGGTTCTCATGGCAAAACTACAATAACCTCAATGATTCTACACGTGATGAATTACCATCACAAGAATGTGGATTTTATGGTAGGTGCTCAATTGGAAGGATTTGAGAATATGGTACACTTAACCCAGGAAAATGATTTTATTGTGCTTGAGGGGGATGAATATTTATCCTCTCCTGTAGACAGGCGTCCAAAGTTTCATCTTTATAAACCTAACATCGCTTTACTTAGCGGGATCGCCTGGGATCATATCAATGTTTTTCCCACTTTTGAAGAATATCTGGAGCAATTCAGGATTTTCATAGACTCCATAGTTAAAGGTGGCATTCTGGTGTATAATGAAGAGGATGAACACCTGAAAAGGCTAGTTGAAGAATCCACAAATCCTATTAGAAAACATCCGTACAAAACTCCCCATTACAGGGTTGAAGAGGAAATGACGCTTCTGCAAACTCCTGAAGGGGACATGCCCGTTTCAGTTTTCGGTGAACACAACCTGCAAAACTTAGCAGGCGCAAAATGGGTTTGTCAGCATATGGGTATCGACGAAGAAGATTTTTACGAAGCTATAGGCTCTTTTAAAGGTGCTTCCAAGCGACTTGAAAAAATTGTGGAAACCAAAAATACCGTAGTATTTAAAGATTTTGCCCATAGTCCCTCAAAGGTGATGGCAACTACTAAGGCCGTGAAGGAACAGTATCCGGGAAGGCAGGTGGTCGCATGCCTTGAACTGCATACTTATAGCAGCTTAAATGCCGATTTTCTTAAGCAATACAAATCTTCTCTGGATGCAGCCGATGAAGCCGTGGTTTTCTTTTCGCCCGAAGCAGTAGAGCATAAGAGGCTTGAACCTATTTCAAAAGAGCAGATCTTTGATGCCTTTGCCCGAAAAGACCTTAGGGTTTACACCAATCCGCTCGAGTTTAAGGCGTATTTACAGGAACAACCTTATGCTCAAAAAGTGCTGTTGTTAATGAGCAGTGGTAATTACGGAGGTCTGGATTTTGACGAGATCAAAAACTGGATCTCCTAA
- the radC gene encoding RadC family protein — MDSEKAKAFTIKHWAEGDRPREKLLQKGREFLSDAELLAILIGSGSRNESAVEVCKKVLFRAGDNLNELGRFTVKQLMEVKGIGEAKALTIVAALELGRRRRSSEALEKKTISSSASVFELMQPKIGELPHEEFWMLYLNNSNKVIQELPLSKGGITGTLVDVRLAYKQALNLGATATILVHNHPSGNLNPSAADKQLTQKFKTAGESLDIKVLDHLIITENSYFSFADEGML; from the coding sequence ATGGATTCTGAGAAGGCAAAAGCTTTTACTATTAAACACTGGGCAGAAGGAGACCGGCCCCGGGAGAAGCTCCTTCAAAAAGGCAGGGAGTTTTTAAGTGATGCCGAGTTGCTGGCCATCCTCATTGGTTCGGGGAGTAGAAACGAATCGGCAGTTGAAGTCTGTAAAAAGGTTTTGTTCAGGGCCGGAGACAACTTAAATGAACTGGGAAGGTTTACCGTAAAACAGCTCATGGAAGTAAAAGGCATTGGCGAAGCCAAAGCTTTAACCATAGTAGCCGCACTGGAGTTGGGGAGAAGAAGGAGATCTTCTGAAGCTCTCGAAAAGAAAACAATATCTTCAAGTGCTTCGGTATTTGAACTTATGCAGCCAAAAATAGGAGAATTGCCCCACGAGGAATTCTGGATGCTCTATCTAAACAATTCCAATAAAGTCATCCAGGAATTGCCTTTGAGCAAAGGTGGCATAACGGGAACCCTGGTTGATGTACGGCTGGCCTATAAGCAGGCTTTAAATCTTGGCGCTACGGCTACCATTCTGGTGCATAACCATCCTTCAGGAAATCTCAACCCAAGTGCGGCCGATAAGCAACTGACCCAAAAATTTAAAACAGCCGGGGAATCACTCGACATTAAAGTTCTGGATCATTTAATAATAACCGAAAATTCCTACTTCAGCTTTGCTGATGAAGGTATGTTGTAA
- a CDS encoding polysaccharide deacetylase family protein — translation MLLVYTQKITPRITYVFKHVCTQILGLPVGFTSKIEEFVAHEGMKLSYGKQSLANEVFIQNVDLLLEQGMNDLEVKVHDWDGVPCFFAVGETSSIPFDIFAASFYLLSRYEEYLPHVKDKEGRFQASESLAYQEGFLEKPVIDIWAQKFRQVLSNKFPNQKFPKRKFTTQTIVAVTEAYCYKKKGIVRVVLGLLLDLIRFKPKYVLHRLQVMTRMKKDPYDIYTKVIQFLKKYRVPMKFMFQVSDFSTYDRNINHNRLELQSLIKSVADYAEVGLQPGFYANQKFAVLKEEKKRLEDIIKRPVKSAINNHYNLLLPDTYNHMVELEFQKDFSMGYPEALGLRAGTCTPFLFYDLNFEITTPLLVQPYAINSEAFGKLKENEIEYKVLEIKRQISMVEGRLISVFTNKDFSEYANARRNFSILKILNEIQ, via the coding sequence ATGCTGCTGGTATACACCCAAAAGATCACTCCCAGAATTACCTACGTGTTCAAACATGTGTGTACGCAAATCTTAGGTTTGCCTGTGGGTTTTACCTCGAAGATCGAAGAATTTGTGGCCCATGAAGGCATGAAACTTTCCTACGGAAAACAAAGCCTGGCAAACGAGGTCTTTATTCAGAATGTAGACCTTCTGCTGGAGCAGGGAATGAATGATCTCGAAGTTAAGGTGCACGACTGGGATGGGGTGCCTTGTTTCTTTGCTGTTGGGGAGACCAGCTCGATTCCTTTTGACATTTTTGCAGCTTCTTTTTACCTGCTTAGCAGGTATGAAGAATACCTTCCGCATGTGAAAGACAAAGAAGGGAGGTTTCAGGCAAGTGAAAGCCTGGCATATCAGGAAGGTTTTCTTGAGAAGCCGGTCATTGATATTTGGGCGCAGAAGTTCAGGCAGGTTCTTAGTAACAAATTTCCAAATCAAAAATTTCCGAAGAGAAAATTCACCACCCAAACTATCGTTGCTGTCACTGAAGCTTATTGTTATAAGAAAAAGGGGATTGTTAGAGTGGTTCTTGGGTTGCTGCTCGACCTTATCAGGTTTAAGCCGAAATACGTTTTGCACCGCTTGCAGGTAATGACCAGGATGAAGAAGGATCCCTACGATATTTACACCAAGGTGATCCAGTTTTTGAAGAAGTACCGTGTTCCCATGAAATTCATGTTCCAGGTAAGCGATTTTTCTACTTACGACAGGAACATCAACCACAATAGGCTGGAGTTGCAAAGCCTTATTAAGTCGGTCGCCGATTATGCCGAAGTCGGGTTGCAGCCGGGTTTCTATGCCAATCAGAAATTTGCAGTACTAAAAGAGGAAAAAAAGCGGCTGGAAGACATTATTAAAAGACCGGTGAAAAGTGCCATCAACAATCACTACAATTTGTTGCTGCCCGATACCTACAACCACATGGTAGAACTTGAATTTCAGAAAGATTTTTCTATGGGTTACCCCGAAGCTCTTGGCTTGCGCGCCGGCACCTGTACGCCCTTTCTGTTCTACGATCTCAACTTTGAAATTACCACGCCTTTGCTGGTTCAACCTTACGCGATCAATTCTGAAGCCTTCGGAAAATTAAAAGAAAATGAAATTGAGTATAAGGTTCTCGAAATAAAACGACAAATTTCCATGGTGGAAGGAAGGTTGATTTCCGTATTTACAAATAAAGATTTTTCTGAATACGCCAATGCAAGAAGGAATTTTTCAATTTTAAAAATACTTAATGAAATTCAGTAA
- a CDS encoding YjjG family noncanonical pyrimidine nucleotidase — MKFSNIRHIFFDLDHTLWDFDRNSGLAFNSIFEKHKIKVRLEEFLAIYAPINANYWKLYREDRVTQEDLRYGRLKDSFKGMKVNVSDAQIKQLSIDYIEHLPQNNYLLSGAVEILEYLQPLYKLHIITNGFKEVQHKKLESSGILKYFTTITTSEDVGVKKPNRKIFEVALNSASAKVDESIMIGDNLEADILGAKDFGMQAILYNYYKTEFSTDHHQVMEMKELTRFL; from the coding sequence ATGAAATTCAGTAATATCCGTCACATATTTTTTGACCTTGACCATACCTTGTGGGATTTTGACCGCAATTCTGGTCTTGCCTTTAATTCCATTTTTGAAAAACATAAGATCAAGGTGAGGCTGGAGGAGTTTCTGGCCATTTATGCTCCCATAAATGCCAATTACTGGAAGCTTTACCGCGAAGACAGGGTGACCCAGGAAGACCTGCGTTACGGCAGGCTTAAAGATTCTTTTAAAGGGATGAAAGTGAATGTTTCCGATGCCCAGATAAAGCAGTTGAGCATAGATTACATAGAGCATTTGCCGCAGAACAATTACCTGCTTTCGGGCGCTGTTGAAATCCTTGAATACCTTCAGCCGCTTTATAAACTGCACATCATTACCAACGGCTTCAAAGAAGTTCAGCATAAAAAACTGGAAAGCTCTGGGATCCTCAAATATTTTACAACAATTACCACTTCCGAAGATGTGGGGGTGAAAAAACCCAACCGCAAGATCTTTGAGGTGGCCCTAAACAGTGCCAGTGCTAAGGTTGACGAAAGCATCATGATAGGCGATAATCTTGAAGCCGATATCTTGGGTGCCAAAGACTTCGGAATGCAGGCTATACTGTACAATTACTACAAAACCGAATTCTCTACAGATCACCACCAGGTGATGGAAATGAAGGAATTAACCCGCTTTTTGTAA